One region of Anoplopoma fimbria isolate UVic2021 breed Golden Eagle Sablefish chromosome 10, Afim_UVic_2022, whole genome shotgun sequence genomic DNA includes:
- the LOC129096897 gene encoding major histocompatibility complex class I-related gene protein-like, with amino-acid sequence MLYLSNNMKPLFVFLLFCHVASTVKHSLKYVITATSGVPNFPEFVGAAMVDEVLMGYCDNNMKTAEPKQDWMRDFIKDDPTQLEWYSLQCIGAQQFFRANIDFLKQSLNQTGGAHILQRMNGCESDDETGEVTGFDQYGYDGEDFIAFDLQTLTWTAPKQQAFTTKLRWDADKARLEDYKNELINECPNLLKKYVNYGRSFLQRTDLPSVSLLQKTPSSPVSCHATGFYPDRAMMFWRKDGEEIHEDVDHGEILPNHDGSFQMSVDLNLSSVPPEEWRRYDCVFHLSGWKDDIVTKLDQAVIRTNRVPEFPAGLVVGVVVGLLVLLVICITGLFIWRRNNNGFLPANSQDLRQLRGLLTGQQS; translated from the exons ATGCTTTACTTATCAAACAATATGAAACCcttatttgtgtttctgctcttcTGTCATGTTGCATCTACAG TGAAACACTCCCTGAAATATGTCATTACTGCAACTTCCGGAGTCCCAAACTTTCCAGAGTTTGTGGGTGCTGCGATGGTCGATGAAGTCCTGATGGGTTACTGTGACAACAACATGAAGACCGCAGAGCCCAAACAGGACTGGATGAGAGATTTTATAAAGGATGACCCAACACAGCTGGAGTGGTATTCTCTGCAGTGTATCGGCGCTCAGCAGTTCTTCAGAGCCAACATTGACTTCTTGAAGCAAAGCTTAAACCAAACTGGAG GCGCCCACATTTTACAGAGGATGAACGGCTGTGAGTCGGATGATGAGACTGGAGAGGTGACTGGTTTTGATCAGTATGGTTACGATGGAGAGGACTTCATTGCGTTCGACCTGCAGACACTGACGTGGACTGCTCCAAAACAGCAGGCGTTCACCACCAAACTTAGATGGGATGCTGACAAAGCCAGATTAGAggattataaaaatgaattgatcAACGAATGTCCAAACTTGCTGAAGAAGTACGTGAACTATGGGAGGAGCTTTCTGCAGAGAACAG ACCTTCCCTCAGTGTCTCTCCTCCAGAAGACTCCCTCGTCTCCAGTCAGCTGCCATGCTACAGGTTTCTACCCTGACAGAGCCATGATGTTCTGGAGGAAAGATGGCGAGGAGATTCATGAGGACGTGGACCACGGAGAGATCCTCCCCAACCACGACGGATCCTTCCAGATGAGCGTGGACCTGAACCTTTCATCAGTCCCACCTGAAGAGTGGAGGAGGTACGACTGTGTGTTTCATCTCTCTGGTTGGAAGGACGACATCGTCACCAAACTGGACCAAGCAGTGATCAGGACCAACCGGG TTCCAGAGTTTCCTGCTGGTTTGGTTGTTGGAGTTGTTGTAGGACTGCTGGTGCTCCTGGTGATCTGCATCACTGGACTCTTCATCTGGAGGAGGAACAATAATG GGTTCCTGCCTGCTAACAGTCAGGACCTCCGTCAGCTCCGAGGTCTTCTCACTGGACAGCAGTCGTGA
- the LOC129096902 gene encoding major histocompatibility complex class I-related gene protein-like gives MLYLSNNMKPLFVFLLFCHVASTVKHSLKYVLTATSGVPNFPEFVGVAMVDEVQMGYCDNNMKTMEVKQDWMRDLMKDDPQHLQWLSLRCFSFQQFFRANIDGLKQRLNQTGGAHILQRMSGCEWDDETGEVTGFNQYGYDGEDFLALDLQTLTWTAPKQQAFTTKLRWDADEARLEDNKNYFIHECPDMLKKYVHYGRSFLQRTDLPSVSLLQKTPSSPVSCHATGFYPDRAMMFWRKDGEEVHEHVDHGEILPNHDGSFQMSVDLNLSSVSPEEWRRYDCVFHLSGWKDDIVTKLDQAVIRTNRVPEFPAGLVVGVVVGLLVLLVICITGLLIWRRNNNGFQPVNRRQ, from the exons ATGCTTTACTTATCAAACAATATGAAACCCttatttgtgtttctcctcttctgtcatGTTGCATCTACAG TGAAACACTCCCTGAAATATGTCCTTACTGCAACTTCCGGAGTCCCAAACTTTCCAGAGTTTGTGGGTGTTGCGATGGTCGATGAAGTCCAGATGGGTTACTGTGACAACAACATGAAGACCATGGAGGTCAAACAGGACTGGATGAGAGATTTGATGAAGGATGACCCACAACACCTGCAGTGGTTATCTCTGAGgtgtttcagctttcagcaGTTCTTCAGAGCAAACATTGACGGCTTGAAGCAACGCTTAAACCAAACTGGAG GCGCCCACATTTTACAGAGGATGAGCGGCTGTGAGTGGGATGATGAGACTGGAGAGGTGACTGGTTTTAATCAGTACGGTTACGATGGAGAGGACTTCCTTGCGTTGGACCTGCAGACGCTGACGTGGACTGCTCCAAAACAGCAGGCGTTCACCACCAAACTTAGATGGGATGCTGATGAAGCCAGATTAGAGGACAATAAAAATTACTTCATCCACGAATGTCCCGACATGCTGAAGAAGTACGTGCACTATGGGAGGAGCTTTCTGCAGAGAACAG ACCTTCCCTCAGTGTCTCTCCTCCAGAAGACTCCCTCGTCTCCAGTCAGCTGCCACGCTACAGGTTTCTACCCTGACAGAGCCATGATGTTCTGGAGGAAAGATGGCGAGGAGGTTCATGAGCACGTGGACCACGGAGAGATCCTCCCCAACCACGACGGATCCTTCCAGATGAGCGTGGACCTGAACCTTTCATCAGTCTCACCTGAAGAGTGGAGGAGGTACGACTGTGTGTTTCATCTCTCTGGTTGGAAGGACGACATCGTCACCAAACTGGACCAAGCAGTGATCAGGACCAACCGGG TTCCAGAGTTTCCTGCTGGTTTGGTTGTTGGAGTTGTTGTAGGACTGCTGGTGCTCCTGGTGATCTGCATCACTGGACTCCTCATCTGGAGGAGGAACAATAATG GGTTCCAGCCTGTTAACA GGAGGCAGTGA